In Thiovibrio frasassiensis, one DNA window encodes the following:
- a CDS encoding APC family permease → MTQQLTPAKPTKLSELPATAICGNDISSSVLYVSALAIIAAGQYAWITLLIVAGVLYLFRKIYGEVVGALPLNGGAYNALLNTTSKSMASLAATLTLLSYMATAVISASEAMHYLHGIIPGLPIIGATVLLLAIFLGITIMGIGESSIVAQIIFLFHLFSLIFLSGAITLYLFQNGMDVFYANNALPLPQGSITMAIFWGFAAAMLGISGFESSSNFVEEQQDGVFPKTLRNMWIVVSICNPLMAFLALAIVPIPEVSAHATNLLSHMGQITGGGWLATMVSIDAVVVLSGAVLTAYIGVTGLLERMTLDRILPLYLLKKNKWGSSYRISIVFFLLSVSILLITNGAVSALAGVYTISFLLVMGLFGVGNILLKVKRAKLPRPERASWSAVLLAIIAVLCALWGNILQEPPPGENSNLFIFAEYFVPAMIFVTIMLNRIALLDSLMQFIEYLFVPILKLVTKTNEGIQLTIDKIQDQEFVFFTRGDNLSNLNKVLLYIQENEHTRKIKIVTVKPSAGEEVSENLASDIEFLDREYPEIKIEYVCINGVFGPGLIQELSKEWNIPVNFMFIGSPGDHFPYRVAELGGVRLII, encoded by the coding sequence ATGACCCAACAGCTCACCCCAGCCAAACCCACCAAGCTGTCGGAACTGCCGGCCACCGCAATCTGCGGCAACGATATCTCCTCGTCGGTCCTCTACGTTTCCGCCCTGGCGATTATTGCCGCCGGCCAGTATGCCTGGATCACCCTTTTGATCGTGGCCGGGGTCCTCTACCTCTTCCGCAAGATTTACGGAGAGGTCGTCGGCGCTTTGCCTTTAAACGGCGGGGCCTACAACGCCTTGCTGAACACGACCAGCAAATCCATGGCCTCCCTGGCCGCCACCCTGACCCTGCTCTCCTATATGGCCACCGCGGTGATCTCCGCCTCCGAGGCCATGCATTATCTGCACGGAATCATCCCTGGTCTGCCGATCATCGGTGCCACGGTGCTCCTGCTCGCCATCTTCCTGGGCATCACCATCATGGGCATCGGCGAGTCTTCCATCGTCGCCCAGATCATCTTCCTGTTTCATCTTTTCTCCCTGATCTTTCTTTCCGGGGCGATCACCCTGTACCTGTTCCAAAACGGCATGGATGTTTTCTATGCCAACAATGCGCTGCCACTCCCGCAAGGCAGTATCACCATGGCCATCTTCTGGGGCTTTGCCGCCGCCATGCTGGGGATCTCCGGTTTTGAGAGTTCATCGAACTTCGTCGAGGAGCAACAGGACGGGGTCTTCCCCAAGACCCTGCGCAATATGTGGATCGTGGTGAGTATCTGCAATCCCCTGATGGCCTTTCTGGCCCTGGCAATCGTGCCGATCCCGGAAGTGAGTGCCCATGCGACAAATCTCCTCTCCCACATGGGCCAGATAACCGGCGGCGGCTGGCTGGCCACCATGGTTTCCATCGATGCGGTTGTTGTCTTGAGCGGTGCCGTGCTTACCGCCTATATTGGCGTCACCGGGTTGCTCGAGCGCATGACCCTGGACCGGATCCTGCCCCTCTATCTGCTAAAAAAGAACAAATGGGGCAGTTCCTATCGGATCAGCATTGTCTTCTTTCTTTTAAGCGTTTCCATCCTGCTGATCACCAACGGTGCGGTTTCGGCCCTGGCCGGCGTCTATACCATCTCCTTTCTTCTGGTCATGGGGCTCTTCGGGGTCGGCAACATTCTTCTCAAGGTGAAACGGGCCAAGCTGCCAAGGCCGGAAAGGGCTTCCTGGAGCGCCGTGTTGCTGGCGATTATCGCAGTACTTTGTGCTCTGTGGGGCAACATCCTGCAAGAGCCGCCTCCCGGCGAAAACTCCAACCTTTTCATTTTTGCCGAATATTTCGTCCCGGCCATGATTTTTGTCACCATCATGCTCAACCGCATCGCCCTGCTGGATAGCCTGATGCAGTTCATTGAATATCTTTTTGTTCCCATCCTCAAGCTGGTCACCAAAACCAACGAAGGCATCCAGCTCACCATCGACAAGATCCAGGACCAGGAATTCGTTTTTTTCACCAGGGGCGACAACCTCTCCAACCTGAACAAGGTCCTGCTCTATATCCAGGAAAATGAACATACCCGCAAGATCAAGATCGTTACCGTAAAGCCCAGTGCAGGCGAAGAGGTGTCCGAAAATCTTGCCTCGGATATCGAATTCCTAGATCGGGAATATCCAGAGATCAAGATAGAATATGTTTGCATCAATGGAGTTTTCGGACCGGGGCTGATCCAGGAACTGTCGAAAGAGTGGAACATTCCGGTCAACTTCATGTTCATCGGCTCTCCCGGCGATCACTTTCCCTACCGGGTTGCCGAACTTGGCGGAGTCAGGCTGATCATCTAG
- a CDS encoding diguanylate cyclase, producing MRKDGKGLLTLSAMVIWVFLLAGFAYWVALDTRREEYHRALTTANAFFQQVLVSRQWNASHGGVYVPITSTTQPNPYLPVQGRDLIADNGLRLTKLNPSYMTRQIAELAEKSASGIQFHITSLTPIRPENKATEWEERWLKSFAQGVKEQGEFVEEGNISWFRYMAPLLTGPECLKCHARQGYKEGDIRGGISVSLPYPTHTYFFLIAGYGSVAVIGLIFIFIGGTILGRKQRLFDATFNSPVPTSVTDKNHTILMANESYWETFGPLSEGQKMIRCYDHRPGESCRTENCPLTKIMEGAGTYTYESVKEKDGVSRHFIINAKPLLDAKGKVVGSVESFQEITARKRAEQALERSNRKLEALSNTDGLTGVANRRRFDQVLAREYARHVRSGAKLSLVMLDIDQFKAFNDCYGHISGDECLQEVARVMSDCATRPADLVARYGGEEFSCILPETGSRGAVIIAEKIRRGIMALGIPHTGSSVAPCVTASLGVVTVECTADGSAMDILAQVDALLYRAKASGRNRVEFVAAREVGEEIKANLVHLAWQDSFCCGNQLLDMQHQTLLRISNELLDAVLLTRPAPEISAIISRLLAEAAQHFRDEESILEEIGYPGRSHHVEEHTKLLAKGMELSEGFKASTLTMGDVFQFLVYEVVMRHMLEADREFFPFLNGSDAADS from the coding sequence TTGAGAAAAGACGGCAAAGGGCTTCTGACCTTGAGTGCGATGGTCATTTGGGTTTTCCTTTTGGCCGGCTTTGCTTATTGGGTTGCGCTTGATACCCGGCGGGAGGAGTACCATCGCGCGTTGACCACTGCCAATGCCTTTTTTCAGCAAGTTTTGGTCAGCCGTCAGTGGAATGCCTCTCACGGCGGGGTTTATGTGCCCATCACCAGTACAACCCAACCCAACCCATATCTGCCGGTGCAAGGCCGGGACCTGATTGCCGACAACGGTCTCAGGCTTACCAAGCTCAATCCTTCTTATATGACCAGGCAGATTGCGGAATTGGCGGAAAAGAGTGCGAGCGGCATTCAGTTCCACATTACCAGTCTTACGCCGATCAGGCCGGAGAATAAGGCGACGGAGTGGGAGGAGCGGTGGCTCAAGTCTTTCGCCCAGGGGGTCAAGGAGCAGGGCGAGTTTGTCGAGGAAGGGAACATTTCCTGGTTTCGCTACATGGCGCCTCTCCTTACCGGGCCCGAGTGTCTCAAGTGCCATGCCCGGCAGGGATACAAGGAGGGTGATATCCGGGGAGGGATCAGTGTCTCTTTGCCTTATCCCACTCACACCTACTTTTTTCTCATTGCCGGCTATGGCTCGGTGGCGGTCATCGGTCTTATCTTCATTTTCATCGGCGGGACTATTTTGGGGCGGAAACAGCGGCTTTTTGACGCCACCTTCAACAGCCCGGTTCCGACCAGTGTGACCGATAAAAATCATACTATTCTGATGGCCAATGAATCGTATTGGGAAACGTTCGGTCCTCTTTCTGAAGGGCAAAAAATGATCAGGTGCTATGACCACCGGCCGGGGGAATCGTGTCGTACCGAAAATTGTCCCCTTACCAAGATCATGGAAGGGGCGGGCACCTACACCTACGAATCGGTCAAGGAAAAGGACGGGGTCTCTCGGCATTTCATCATCAACGCCAAGCCGCTTCTCGATGCCAAGGGCAAGGTGGTGGGAAGCGTCGAAAGTTTTCAGGAGATAACCGCGCGTAAGCGCGCGGAGCAGGCGTTGGAAAGATCCAACCGCAAGCTGGAGGCCCTGAGCAATACGGATGGCTTGACGGGTGTTGCCAACCGGAGACGTTTTGATCAGGTGCTGGCGAGGGAGTATGCCAGGCATGTGCGCTCGGGGGCGAAGCTGTCGTTGGTCATGCTGGACATCGACCAATTCAAGGCGTTCAACGATTGTTACGGCCATATCAGCGGCGACGAGTGCCTGCAGGAGGTTGCTCGGGTGATGAGCGATTGTGCAACCCGTCCCGCCGATCTGGTGGCCCGTTATGGCGGGGAAGAATTTTCCTGCATCTTGCCGGAAACAGGGAGCCGCGGGGCGGTGATCATCGCCGAGAAGATCCGTCGGGGGATCATGGCTCTTGGTATTCCCCATACAGGGTCGAGCGTGGCACCGTGTGTTACCGCCAGTCTGGGGGTGGTGACCGTGGAGTGCACTGCCGATGGATCGGCCATGGATATCCTGGCTCAGGTGGATGCGCTGTTGTACCGGGCCAAAGCCTCCGGCCGCAACCGGGTGGAGTTTGTCGCTGCCCGCGAAGTCGGGGAAGAAATCAAGGCCAATCTGGTGCACCTGGCCTGGCAAGATTCTTTCTGCTGCGGCAACCAACTGCTCGACATGCAACACCAGACCCTCTTGCGTATCTCCAACGAGTTGCTCGATGCGGTTCTTTTGACTCGCCCCGCCCCGGAGATTTCCGCAATCATTAGCCGACTGCTTGCCGAGGCCGCTCAGCACTTTCGTGATGAAGAAAGTATCCTTGAGGAAATTGGGTACCCCGGCCGGAGTCACCATGTCGAGGAGCACACCAAGTTACTGGCGAAGGGGATGGAGTTGAGCGAGGGGTTCAAGGCCTCCACGCTTACGATGGGGGATGTTTTTCAGTTTTTGGTTTATGAGGTGGTGATGCGGCATATGCTTGAGGCGGACCGGGAGTTTTTCCCCTTCCTCAATGGGTCGGATGCGGCTGATTCCTGA